From Streptomyces zhihengii, the proteins below share one genomic window:
- a CDS encoding TetR/AcrR family transcriptional regulator: MSPVAAGRPRDPAIDAAVLAATLDVLREQGYGGFTLEAVAARAGTTKPAIRRRWPVRQNLVIDALAAVLVAPPVPDNGCTRCDLTAAVRLLTEALDERLPPGVLAPLLADCARDPELHRRLLGTVVEPSRQAAATAVRRAVDRGDLHADVDPDLLVDLLASAVYQRALLGGGVQRPLPARPLADLLLRGAAVDFDRLVRISELPPGARHAHPH; this comes from the coding sequence GTGAGCCCCGTCGCGGCCGGCCGCCCCCGGGACCCGGCGATCGACGCCGCCGTGCTGGCCGCGACGCTCGACGTCCTCCGCGAGCAGGGGTACGGCGGGTTCACCCTGGAGGCCGTCGCCGCCAGGGCGGGGACGACCAAGCCGGCGATCCGGCGCCGCTGGCCGGTCCGGCAGAACCTCGTCATCGACGCCCTCGCCGCGGTCCTCGTCGCACCCCCCGTCCCCGACAACGGCTGCACCCGCTGCGACCTCACCGCCGCCGTGCGCCTGCTCACCGAGGCGCTGGACGAGCGCCTGCCGCCCGGTGTGCTCGCCCCGCTGCTCGCGGACTGCGCGCGTGATCCGGAACTGCACCGGAGGCTTCTCGGGACGGTCGTGGAGCCGAGCCGGCAGGCCGCCGCGACCGCCGTGCGCCGGGCGGTCGACCGGGGCGATCTGCACGCCGACGTCGACCCCGACCTGCTCGTCGACCTGCTCGCGTCCGCCGTCTACCAGCGGGCGTTGCTCGGCGGCGGTGTGCAACGGCCGCTCCCGGCACGGCCGTTGGCCGACCTCCTGCTGCGGGGTGCCGCCGTGGACTTCGACCGCCTCGTGCGCATCAGCGAGTTGCCCCCCGGGGCGCGGCACGCGCACCCCCACTGA
- a CDS encoding VOC family protein: MRVKDFDHVVLNVEDVERSLAFYCGPLGLEPVRVEEWRAGKVPFPSVRISPTAIIDLFRRPRGTSNVDHICLVVDPLDWQEVIDSGRFTVLEGPVGRFGARGDATSVYVEDPDGNTVELRWYPQDVPA; this comes from the coding sequence GTGCGCGTCAAGGATTTCGATCATGTGGTGCTCAACGTCGAGGACGTGGAGCGCTCGCTCGCGTTCTACTGCGGTCCGCTCGGTCTGGAGCCCGTCCGTGTGGAGGAGTGGCGCGCCGGCAAGGTGCCCTTCCCGTCCGTGCGGATAAGCCCCACCGCGATCATCGACCTCTTCCGCCGGCCGCGCGGCACGTCGAACGTCGACCACATCTGCCTGGTCGTCGACCCGCTCGACTGGCAGGAGGTCATCGACTCCGGCCGCTTCACCGTCCTGGAGGGCCCGGTCGGCCGCTTCGGCGCCCGGGGCGACGCGACGTCGGTCTACGTCGAGGACCCGGACGGCAACACCGTGGAGCTGCGCTGGTACCCGCAGGACGTCCCGGCGTGA
- a CDS encoding YsnF/AvaK domain-containing protein produces the protein MITREQIPKVLDHPVHDSEGNKVGNAKHVFVDDATGQPDWVSVQTGLLGTGESFVPIQNATMVDDHLEVPYPKDKIKDAPDVDVDASGHLSRQEEERLYQHYSLDWDAAWRDANRPDKGWAADGSDTDGTGAAGAAGAAGAAGAAGAAGARGKQDGGGAAGAAGAGGTVGAAGTVGAAGTAGAAGTGRHARAGDTTAAGMTAKEAGAAKAAGRGAGESDMAMTRSEEHMHVGTERHEVGHARLRKYVVTEEESQSVPLRHTEVRLEREPITEANREAALSGAEISEAEHDVTLYEERPVVETRAEPVERVRLNVEEHVEETTVTGQVRKERIEADIPDEKGRERPA, from the coding sequence ATGATCACGCGAGAGCAGATCCCGAAGGTGCTGGACCATCCGGTCCACGACTCCGAAGGCAACAAGGTCGGCAACGCCAAGCACGTGTTCGTCGACGACGCGACGGGGCAGCCCGACTGGGTCAGCGTGCAGACCGGGCTGCTCGGCACCGGTGAATCGTTCGTCCCCATACAGAACGCCACGATGGTCGACGACCACCTCGAGGTGCCGTACCCGAAGGACAAGATCAAGGACGCCCCCGACGTCGACGTGGACGCCAGCGGCCACCTCTCCCGGCAGGAGGAGGAACGGCTCTACCAGCACTACAGCCTCGACTGGGACGCCGCCTGGCGGGACGCCAACCGTCCCGACAAGGGCTGGGCGGCGGACGGTTCGGACACCGACGGCACGGGTGCGGCCGGAGCCGCGGGGGCGGCGGGTGCCGCGGGGGCGGCGGGTGCCGCCGGGGCGCGGGGGAAGCAGGACGGCGGCGGAGCTGCCGGGGCGGCGGGTGCCGGCGGGACGGTGGGCGCTGCCGGGACGGTGGGCGCTGCCGGGACGGCGGGCGCTGCCGGGACGGGGCGTCACGCACGGGCCGGGGACACGACGGCGGCCGGGATGACCGCGAAGGAGGCCGGTGCCGCGAAGGCCGCCGGGCGCGGCGCGGGCGAGAGCGACATGGCGATGACCCGGTCCGAGGAGCACATGCACGTCGGCACCGAACGCCACGAAGTGGGCCACGCGCGGCTGCGCAAGTACGTCGTCACCGAGGAGGAGAGCCAGAGCGTGCCGCTGCGCCACACCGAGGTACGGCTGGAACGCGAACCCATCACCGAGGCCAACCGCGAGGCGGCGCTCTCCGGCGCGGAGATCTCCGAGGCGGAGCACGACGTCACGCTCTACGAGGAGCGCCCGGTCGTCGAGACCCGCGCCGAACCCGTCGAGCGGGTCAGGCTCAACGTCGAGGAGCACGTCGAGGAGACGACCGTCACCGGCCAGGTCCGCAAGGAGCGGATCGAGGCCGACATCCCCGATGAGAAGGGACGTGAGCGCCCGGCCTGA
- a CDS encoding S1 family peptidase: MRRTTVLRTGLSTLLLLGAWAATGAGQVAAASSAGQAPAATAEVSTGLVEAMQRDLGLTATEARERMAAEKAAGRIEAEARQAAGAAYGGSWFDAASGNLTVAVTDADRAAAVRATGADTRVVRHTERRLDAAKAAIDALPAPAGVSSWHVDPKSNRVVVSVVASERSDNDVRRFLDRARAAGPVAVAEVAEAPRTFAAGTVGGDPYYTGNVRCSIGFSVHGGFVTAGHCGPQGQAVRGWDGSHIGHFQGSSFPGNDYAWVSVGSGWWTVPVVLGWGTVPDQLVRGSNEAPIGASVCRSGSTTRWHCGNVLAKNETVNYSQGAVHQMTKTSVCAEGGDSGGSFISGDQAQGVTSGGWGNCSTGGQTWHQPINEILGRYGLTLHTA, encoded by the coding sequence ATGAGACGCACCACCGTGCTGCGCACCGGTCTGTCCACGCTCCTGCTGCTGGGTGCCTGGGCCGCCACCGGAGCCGGCCAGGTCGCCGCCGCCAGCAGTGCCGGACAGGCACCGGCGGCCACGGCCGAGGTCTCCACCGGCCTGGTCGAGGCCATGCAGCGGGACCTCGGACTGACCGCGACCGAGGCGCGCGAGCGCATGGCCGCCGAGAAGGCCGCGGGCCGCATCGAGGCCGAGGCCCGGCAGGCCGCGGGCGCCGCGTACGGCGGCTCCTGGTTCGACGCCGCCAGCGGAAACCTGACCGTGGCGGTCACCGACGCGGACCGCGCCGCGGCCGTGCGGGCGACCGGCGCGGACACCCGCGTCGTGCGGCACACCGAACGCCGCCTCGACGCGGCGAAGGCGGCGATCGACGCGCTGCCCGCCCCCGCCGGTGTGAGCAGTTGGCACGTGGACCCGAAGAGCAACCGGGTCGTCGTCTCCGTCGTCGCGTCGGAGCGTTCCGACAACGATGTCCGGCGCTTCCTCGACCGGGCCCGCGCGGCCGGTCCGGTCGCCGTCGCGGAGGTCGCCGAGGCGCCGCGCACCTTCGCCGCGGGGACCGTCGGCGGCGACCCGTACTACACCGGCAACGTCCGCTGCTCCATCGGCTTCTCGGTGCACGGCGGCTTCGTGACCGCCGGTCACTGCGGACCGCAGGGCCAGGCCGTGCGCGGCTGGGACGGCTCCCACATCGGCCACTTCCAGGGCTCGTCCTTCCCGGGCAACGACTACGCCTGGGTGAGCGTCGGCAGCGGCTGGTGGACGGTCCCGGTGGTCCTCGGCTGGGGCACCGTGCCCGACCAGCTCGTCCGCGGCTCCAACGAGGCGCCGATCGGCGCCTCGGTCTGCCGCTCCGGCTCGACGACCCGCTGGCACTGCGGCAACGTCCTCGCCAAGAACGAGACCGTCAACTACAGCCAGGGCGCCGTGCACCAGATGACCAAGACGAGCGTGTGCGCCGAAGGCGGCGACTCCGGTGGCTCGTTCATCAGCGGCGACCAGGCGCAGGGTGTCACCTCCGGCGGCTGGGGCAACTGCAGCACCGGCGGTCAGACCTGGCACCAGCCCATCAACGAGATCCTCGGCCGCTACGGCCTGACGCTCCACACCGCCTGA
- a CDS encoding protein kinase domain-containing protein, translated as MGVWTVPGYTESRELGSGAGGRVVLAVHDATGVPVAVKYLGERLRSDASFVREFRAEARLLGGLDTPYVVRLYEYVEAPSGAAIVMELVDGIALRALLAQEGATGPEAALVVLKGSLLGLAAAHARGVVHRDYKPENVLVAADGSSKLVDFGIATRHGATPGVAGTPAYMAPEQWEGGAASPAADVYAATAVFYECLTGRKPFRGENFAELALQHIGAPVPEDDTPEPVRPLIRRGLAKAAADRPADAAAFVAELEEIAGAAYGPDWEERGRGRLAALSALLPLLFPSAAGRAAGTTDRATTALAPPGAGGPPGAGRRLVPGLPGIVAAIVALVLAGLAAVAAQAGEDRRETTAEAMATTSAGPAAPGAPSPSPGTPGGPSPSATQPSPTLSPSPTPSGPSASPTASPTTSAATSPAPGPTPTPSVSPTVSATPTPAPVRVDSVAVTLFRQTGTATGQASVDVATDGPGPVTVVITWYTGNAKGELGVPDGSETFRRSGATRYTLPLTHTFQGQGCYWGVVASTDPAPGSGSSTQQLLTRRGCPVS; from the coding sequence ATGGGTGTGTGGACGGTACCGGGCTACACGGAGTCCCGGGAGCTGGGATCCGGCGCCGGCGGGCGCGTGGTGCTCGCGGTGCACGACGCCACCGGTGTGCCGGTGGCCGTGAAGTACCTCGGTGAACGACTGCGGAGCGACGCCTCGTTCGTGCGCGAGTTCCGGGCGGAGGCGCGGCTGCTCGGCGGGCTCGACACGCCGTACGTCGTCCGTCTCTACGAGTACGTCGAGGCCCCCTCGGGCGCGGCGATCGTGATGGAGCTGGTCGACGGGATCGCGTTGCGCGCGCTGCTGGCGCAGGAGGGCGCGACGGGGCCCGAGGCCGCGCTGGTCGTCCTGAAGGGGTCCCTGCTCGGGCTGGCGGCCGCCCACGCGCGCGGGGTGGTGCACCGGGACTACAAGCCGGAGAACGTGCTGGTGGCGGCCGACGGCTCGTCCAAGCTGGTCGACTTCGGCATCGCCACCCGGCACGGCGCGACACCCGGCGTCGCGGGCACACCGGCGTACATGGCCCCCGAGCAGTGGGAGGGCGGCGCCGCCTCGCCGGCCGCCGACGTGTACGCGGCCACGGCGGTCTTCTACGAGTGCCTGACCGGGCGGAAGCCGTTCCGCGGCGAGAACTTCGCCGAGCTGGCCCTCCAGCACATCGGCGCGCCGGTCCCCGAGGACGACACGCCGGAGCCGGTACGGCCGCTGATCCGGCGCGGGCTCGCGAAGGCGGCCGCGGACCGGCCGGCGGACGCCGCGGCCTTCGTCGCGGAGCTGGAGGAGATCGCCGGTGCCGCCTACGGCCCGGACTGGGAGGAGCGCGGGCGCGGGCGGCTCGCCGCGCTCTCCGCGCTGCTCCCGCTGCTGTTCCCCTCCGCCGCCGGGCGGGCCGCGGGGACGACCGACCGGGCGACCACGGCGCTGGCACCGCCGGGAGCCGGGGGCCCGCCGGGCGCGGGCAGGCGGCTGGTCCCGGGGCTGCCGGGCATCGTGGCGGCGATCGTCGCGCTGGTGCTGGCCGGGCTCGCCGCCGTCGCGGCGCAGGCGGGCGAGGACCGGCGGGAGACCACCGCCGAGGCGATGGCGACCACCAGCGCGGGACCGGCCGCCCCGGGCGCGCCGTCGCCGTCCCCGGGCACGCCCGGCGGACCGTCGCCCTCGGCCACCCAGCCGTCCCCGACGCTCTCCCCGTCCCCCACTCCGTCCGGCCCCTCCGCGTCGCCGACGGCCTCCCCCACCACGAGCGCGGCCACCTCGCCGGCGCCCGGGCCGACACCGACGCCCTCGGTGTCCCCCACGGTCTCCGCGACGCCGACACCCGCCCCCGTGCGGGTCGACTCCGTCGCCGTCACCCTCTTCCGGCAGACGGGCACGGCCACCGGGCAGGCGTCCGTCGACGTGGCGACGGACGGGCCGGGGCCGGTCACCGTCGTGATCACCTGGTACACGGGCAACGCCAAGGGAGAGCTCGGCGTCCCCGACGGGAGCGAGACGTTTCGCCGCAGCGGCGCCACGCGCTACACGCTGCCGCTGACCCACACCTTCCAGGGGCAGGGCTGCTACTGGGGCGTGGTGGCGTCGACCGACCCCGCCCCGGGCAGCGGGAGTTCGACGCAGCAGCTGCTCACCCGGAGGGGGTGCCCGGTCTCGTGA
- a CDS encoding discoidin domain-containing protein, with protein MPAALTGPPRPPATRPARWRTLGALIVTALVAALLGVLPAAPATAAPALLSQGKAVTASSQENGGTAAANAVDGNPGTRWSSAFADPQWIRIDLGATASVTAVELAWEAAYATAYRIELSTDGNDWTTAYSTTTGPGGDETLNVSGDARYVRLTGTARSTGYGYSLWEFKVYGTTNGGGPEIPGGGDLGPNVHVFDPATPDIQGKVDAIFEQQESAQFGPGRHALLFKPGTYDDINAQIGFYTSIAGLGLNPDDTTFNGDVTVDAGWFNGNATQNFWRSAENLALNPVSGTNRWAVSQAAPFRRMHVKGGLNLAPDGYGWASGGYIADSRIDGTVGPYSQQQWYTRDSSVGGWTNAVWNMTFSGVQGAPATSYPNPPYTTLDTTPISREKPFLYLDGDDYKVFAPAKRVDARGTSWGNGTPQGTSIPLDRFYVVKQGATAATVNAALDQGLHLLFTPGVYHIDRTIEIDRPDTIVLGLGLATIIPDNGVTAMKVADVDGVRLAGFLIDAGPVNSPTLLEIGPQGSSADHAANPTTVQDVFIRIGGAGPGKATTSMVVNSDDTIIDHTWVWRADHGEGWGWETNRADYGVRVNGDDVLATGLFVEHFNKYDVEWYGERGRTIFFQNEKAYDAPNQAAIQNGSVKGYAAYRVDDSVEQHEGWGMGSYCYYNVDPTIRQDHGFRAPVKPGVKFHNLLVVSLGGNGQFEHVINSTGSPTSGTSTVPSTVVSFP; from the coding sequence ATGCCTGCTGCTCTCACCGGCCCACCGCGACCACCCGCCACCCGTCCCGCACGATGGCGCACCCTCGGCGCGCTGATCGTCACCGCCCTGGTCGCGGCGCTCCTCGGCGTGCTGCCCGCCGCCCCCGCGACGGCCGCCCCCGCCCTGCTCTCCCAGGGCAAGGCGGTGACCGCCTCCAGCCAGGAGAACGGCGGCACGGCCGCGGCCAACGCGGTCGACGGCAACCCGGGCACCCGCTGGTCCAGCGCCTTCGCCGACCCGCAGTGGATCCGGATCGACCTGGGTGCCACCGCCTCCGTCACCGCTGTCGAGCTCGCCTGGGAGGCCGCGTACGCCACGGCCTACCGCATCGAGCTGTCCACCGACGGCAACGACTGGACCACCGCGTACTCCACCACCACCGGCCCCGGCGGCGACGAGACCCTGAACGTCAGCGGCGACGCCCGCTACGTGCGGCTCACCGGCACCGCCCGCTCCACCGGATACGGCTACTCACTCTGGGAGTTCAAGGTCTACGGCACCACGAACGGCGGCGGCCCCGAGATCCCCGGCGGCGGTGACCTCGGCCCCAACGTCCACGTCTTCGACCCCGCCACGCCCGACATCCAGGGCAAGGTCGACGCGATCTTCGAGCAGCAGGAGTCCGCGCAGTTCGGCCCGGGCCGGCACGCCCTGCTCTTCAAGCCCGGCACCTACGACGACATCAACGCCCAGATCGGCTTCTACACCTCGATCGCCGGCCTCGGCCTCAACCCCGACGACACCACCTTCAACGGCGATGTGACCGTCGACGCCGGGTGGTTCAACGGCAACGCCACCCAGAACTTCTGGCGCTCCGCCGAGAACCTCGCCCTCAACCCGGTGAGCGGCACCAACCGCTGGGCCGTGTCGCAGGCGGCGCCGTTCCGCCGGATGCACGTCAAGGGCGGGCTCAACCTGGCCCCCGACGGCTACGGCTGGGCCAGCGGCGGCTACATCGCGGACAGCAGGATCGACGGCACGGTCGGCCCCTACTCGCAGCAGCAGTGGTACACCCGCGACAGCTCGGTCGGCGGCTGGACCAACGCGGTCTGGAACATGACCTTCTCCGGCGTCCAGGGCGCACCGGCCACCAGCTACCCCAACCCGCCCTACACCACGCTCGACACCACGCCGATCTCCCGCGAGAAGCCCTTCCTCTACCTCGACGGCGACGACTACAAGGTCTTCGCCCCCGCCAAGCGCGTCGACGCGCGCGGCACCTCCTGGGGCAACGGCACACCGCAGGGCACGTCGATCCCGCTCGACCGGTTCTACGTAGTGAAGCAGGGCGCCACGGCCGCCACCGTCAACGCGGCGCTCGACCAGGGCCTGCACCTGCTCTTCACCCCGGGCGTCTACCACATCGACCGCACCATCGAGATCGACCGGCCCGACACGATCGTGCTGGGCCTCGGCCTCGCCACGATCATCCCCGACAACGGTGTGACCGCCATGAAGGTCGCCGACGTCGACGGCGTCCGGCTGGCCGGCTTCCTCATCGACGCCGGACCGGTCAACTCCCCGACCCTGCTGGAGATCGGCCCCCAGGGCTCCTCCGCCGACCACGCGGCCAACCCGACCACCGTGCAGGACGTGTTCATCCGCATCGGCGGGGCCGGCCCCGGCAAGGCCACCACCAGCATGGTCGTCAACAGCGACGACACGATCATCGACCACACCTGGGTCTGGCGCGCCGACCACGGCGAGGGCTGGGGCTGGGAGACCAACCGCGCCGACTACGGCGTGCGGGTCAACGGCGACGACGTCCTCGCGACCGGCCTGTTCGTCGAGCACTTCAACAAGTACGACGTCGAGTGGTACGGCGAACGCGGACGCACGATCTTCTTCCAGAACGAGAAGGCGTACGACGCCCCGAACCAGGCAGCCATCCAGAACGGCTCCGTCAAGGGCTACGCGGCGTACCGCGTCGACGACTCCGTCGAGCAGCACGAAGGCTGGGGCATGGGCAGCTACTGCTACTACAACGTCGACCCGACGATCCGCCAGGACCACGGATTCCGCGCCCCGGTCAAGCCGGGCGTGAAGTTCCACAACCTGCTGGTCGTGTCCCTGGGCGGCAACGGGCAGTTCGAGCACGTGATCAACAGCACCGGATCGCCGACCTCCGGCACGTCGACGGTCCCCTCCACGGTCGTCAGCTTCCCCTGA
- a CDS encoding endonuclease/exonuclease/phosphatase family protein: MDGTGGTGGDDTAGTPSGRPGARPSRWRRGRVLAGCAVLTAALLALHRLVPNAGIRLGSLLETFLPWLGLAVPVLLLAGLLRRSATALVALVLPVVAWLALFGPLLVPADGARHDLLAVQHNVADDNADPAGTARALARERPHLIALEEVTPAALPAYERALAPGWAHHAVIGTVGLWSRYPLTDVAPVDIRPRAVEPGWSRGLRATARTPHGDIAVYVAHLPSIRLGVQGLRSGNRDESARLLGAAIEAEPVERVLLLGDLNGTVDDRGLRPLTSRLEAEGPGFALSWPAGFPVARIDQVLARTSAVVGLRALPATGSDHLPVLARIRY, encoded by the coding sequence ATGGACGGCACGGGCGGCACGGGCGGCGACGACACGGCGGGTACGCCATCCGGCCGCCCCGGCGCACGCCCCTCGCGGTGGCGGCGCGGCCGGGTCCTCGCGGGGTGCGCCGTCCTCACCGCCGCCCTGCTCGCACTCCACCGCCTGGTGCCGAACGCGGGCATCCGGCTCGGCAGCCTGCTGGAGACGTTCCTGCCCTGGCTGGGCCTCGCCGTCCCCGTGCTGCTCCTCGCGGGCCTGCTGCGCCGTTCCGCGACGGCGCTGGTGGCGCTGGTGCTCCCCGTGGTGGCCTGGCTCGCCCTCTTCGGACCGCTGCTCGTACCGGCGGACGGCGCACGGCACGACCTGCTCGCCGTGCAGCACAACGTCGCCGACGACAACGCCGACCCGGCGGGCACGGCGCGGGCGCTGGCCCGCGAACGACCCCACCTCATCGCCCTGGAGGAGGTCACTCCGGCCGCCCTCCCCGCCTACGAGCGGGCACTCGCCCCCGGTTGGGCCCACCACGCCGTCATCGGCACCGTCGGACTGTGGTCCCGGTACCCGCTCACGGACGTGGCGCCGGTGGACATCCGGCCCCGCGCCGTGGAGCCCGGCTGGAGCCGCGGACTGCGGGCCACCGCCCGCACCCCCCACGGCGACATCGCCGTCTACGTGGCCCATCTGCCGTCGATCCGGCTCGGTGTGCAGGGGCTGCGATCCGGCAACCGGGACGAGAGCGCCCGGTTGCTGGGCGCGGCGATCGAGGCCGAGCCCGTCGAACGCGTCCTGCTCCTCGGTGACCTCAACGGCACCGTCGACGACCGCGGTCTGCGTCCGCTGACCTCACGCCTGGAGGCCGAGGGCCCGGGGTTCGCCCTGAGCTGGCCGGCCGGTTTCCCCGTGGCGCGGATCGACCAGGTGCTCGCCCGGACGTCGGCCGTGGTCGGCCTCCGTGCCCTCCCGGCCACCGGCAGCGACCATCTCCCGGTCCTCGCGCGGATCAGGTACTGA
- a CDS encoding class I SAM-dependent methyltransferase translates to MFTAQGPTLTELAVQALSSTRRGYDLLAPAFDRTPFRTPDAVLDPVRETLRTLGPFRAGLDVCCGTGAGVDVLRQVCTERVTGVDFSAGMLGVAARTAPPGPGPRVDWVQADARALPFDGVFDLAVSFGAFGHFLPKERPLLFAQVRAALRPGGRFAFPVLAPPGPDSWLYWALLGFDATMRVRNAVWRPRFVMYYRTFPLSGVLTDLHRAGFSVESTPLTALGRRPDGAPRARLLIARREERPAPAATR, encoded by the coding sequence ATGTTCACCGCACAGGGACCCACCCTCACCGAGCTCGCCGTCCAGGCCCTCTCCTCCACGCGACGGGGCTACGACCTGCTGGCTCCCGCGTTCGACCGGACCCCCTTCCGCACGCCGGACGCCGTCCTCGACCCGGTGCGCGAGACCTTGCGGACCCTCGGTCCGTTCCGTGCGGGTCTGGACGTCTGCTGCGGCACCGGCGCGGGCGTCGACGTGCTCCGGCAGGTGTGCACGGAGCGCGTCACCGGAGTCGACTTCAGCGCCGGCATGCTCGGCGTCGCGGCCCGGACCGCGCCGCCCGGCCCCGGCCCGCGGGTCGACTGGGTACAGGCGGACGCGCGCGCCCTGCCCTTCGACGGCGTCTTCGATCTCGCCGTCAGCTTCGGCGCGTTCGGCCACTTCCTCCCGAAGGAACGGCCGCTGCTCTTCGCGCAGGTCCGTGCCGCGCTGCGCCCCGGCGGACGCTTCGCCTTCCCCGTCCTGGCGCCCCCGGGCCCCGACTCCTGGCTCTACTGGGCCCTGCTCGGCTTCGACGCCACCATGCGGGTGCGCAACGCCGTGTGGCGGCCCCGGTTCGTCATGTACTACCGGACGTTCCCGCTCTCGGGCGTCCTCACCGACCTCCACCGGGCCGGATTCTCGGTGGAGTCGACCCCGCTGACCGCCCTGGGCCGGCGCCCGGACGGCGCGCCCCGGGCCCGCCTGCTGATCGCCCGCCGCGAGGAGCGCCCCGCCCCCGCCGCCACCCGCTGA
- a CDS encoding SPFH domain-containing protein, with amino-acid sequence MADITARLGWRHLRAAPTAHVRCHRRGRLVHDGPGLSFWFRALTAALSEVPVDDRELAVSFHARTSDFQDVGVQATVTYRIHDPATAAARLDFSIDPDTGAWRGAPLEQIATLLTESAQQHALDVLARTTLASALADGVATVRERVGGGLAAEPRLPATGIEVVAVRVVAIRPEPEVERALRTPAREQIQQEADRATYERRAVAVERERAIAENELASKIELARREEQLVEQSGINARRRAEESAAADAVRADAEASRTVRLARAEAEAAERIGAARAEAQAAWLRVHSAADPATLHALAVTRLAENLPRIDSLTLSPDVLTGLLAKLGAAPAGGAAGAEGAGGGPAAGARP; translated from the coding sequence ATGGCAGACATCACCGCGCGCCTCGGCTGGCGTCATCTGCGGGCCGCGCCCACCGCCCATGTGCGGTGCCACCGGCGCGGCCGGCTCGTCCACGACGGGCCGGGGCTGAGCTTCTGGTTCCGGGCACTGACCGCCGCCCTGTCCGAAGTGCCCGTCGACGACCGGGAACTGGCCGTCTCCTTCCACGCGCGCACCTCGGACTTCCAGGACGTCGGCGTCCAGGCGACCGTGACGTACCGGATCCACGACCCGGCGACGGCGGCCGCCCGTCTCGACTTCTCCATCGACCCGGACACGGGCGCCTGGCGCGGCGCGCCGCTGGAGCAGATCGCCACCCTGCTCACCGAGTCCGCCCAGCAGCACGCGCTCGACGTGCTCGCCCGCACCACGCTCGCGTCGGCGCTGGCGGACGGGGTCGCCACGGTGCGCGAGCGGGTCGGCGGCGGCCTCGCCGCCGAGCCGCGCCTGCCCGCCACCGGTATCGAGGTGGTCGCCGTGCGGGTGGTCGCGATCCGCCCCGAGCCCGAGGTCGAGCGCGCGCTGCGCACCCCGGCCCGCGAGCAGATCCAGCAGGAGGCGGACCGCGCCACCTACGAGCGCCGGGCGGTGGCGGTCGAACGCGAACGCGCCATCGCCGAGAACGAGTTGGCCAGCAAGATCGAACTCGCGCGCCGCGAGGAGCAGTTGGTCGAGCAGAGCGGCATCAACGCGCGCCGCCGGGCCGAGGAGAGCGCGGCCGCCGACGCCGTCCGGGCCGACGCCGAGGCCTCGCGGACGGTGCGCCTGGCCCGCGCGGAGGCCGAGGCGGCCGAGCGCATCGGCGCGGCGCGCGCCGAGGCGCAGGCCGCCTGGCTGCGGGTCCACTCGGCGGCCGACCCGGCCACCCTGCACGCCCTGGCGGTGACCCGGCTGGCGGAGAACCTGCCGCGCATCGACAGCCTCACCCTCTCGCCGGACGTCCTCACCGGGCTGCTGGCGAAGCTCGGCGCGGCGCCGGCCGGCGGGGCCGCGGGCGCGGAGGGCGCCGGGGGCGGGCCCGCGGCCGGAGCGCGGCCGTGA
- a CDS encoding DUF4360 domain-containing protein, with product MRAPLLVGAATAALFTSALPAQAGASSIVDPPPDRIVIDVATVNGSGCPLGTAAVAVSEDNTAFTVTYSDYLAQAGGDAAPTAARRNCQLNLLVHVPQGFTYAVASADYRGYASLRPGASSTEKASYYFQGSPSTASRTHTFRGPYEDNWQATDDTDWAQLVWAPCGVQRNFNINTELRVNAGTSDPAATSYMTMDSTDGDISTVYHLAWKECPAR from the coding sequence ATGAGAGCACCGCTCCTGGTGGGCGCGGCGACAGCCGCGCTGTTCACCTCCGCACTGCCCGCACAGGCCGGCGCGTCGTCGATCGTCGACCCGCCGCCGGACAGGATCGTCATCGATGTCGCCACCGTCAACGGGTCCGGCTGCCCGCTCGGCACCGCGGCCGTCGCGGTGTCCGAGGACAACACCGCGTTCACCGTGACGTACAGCGACTACCTCGCCCAGGCCGGCGGCGACGCCGCCCCCACCGCCGCACGCCGCAACTGCCAGCTCAACCTGCTGGTGCACGTGCCGCAGGGCTTCACCTACGCCGTCGCCAGCGCCGACTACCGGGGATACGCCTCCCTGCGGCCCGGGGCTAGCAGCACGGAGAAGGCCTCGTACTACTTCCAGGGCTCGCCGAGCACCGCGTCCAGGACCCACACCTTCCGCGGCCCCTACGAGGACAACTGGCAGGCGACGGACGACACCGACTGGGCGCAGCTCGTCTGGGCGCCGTGCGGTGTGCAGCGCAACTTCAACATCAACACCGAGCTGCGCGTCAACGCCGGCACCTCGGACCCGGCGGCCACCAGCTACATGACGATGGACTCCACCGACGGCGACATCAGCACCGTCTACCACCTCGCGTGGAAGGAGTGCCCCGCGCGCTGA